From one Lineus longissimus chromosome 3, tnLinLong1.2, whole genome shotgun sequence genomic stretch:
- the LOC135485028 gene encoding uncharacterized protein LOC135485028, which produces MEVTAWQRNDELVSMLTSLSDHIQHGRSNDAIAVVKTIRKDGGKFHESVETMTKCVNQLFEQKKREMESMQEKRDDIAKKIPSLESGIGKCEKNITQHENEEEASRRRESQADDTYQRADRDWDEGEKKAEFQWWYVFVPVVGQVAGICNIVSGENQMSRARKDMLDARSDKERAQRSLLEARNKKLTEQSKLDTLTDLAKECEILYSELHTEVTFLKDASSFTFKLNGVLQEVLLVTDAALVRTDRLKKMLENFMVKTGVLESRGTRTLLRTVRERWMEVRDLVVNVPNDRNALIWQEAQRKTALSLGRKELKEFNHLLSSLKTKLSRGQASDAIETLKGMQVKGAHFEMLAQAQKEHSEQREKWIKEEIKRTEKILSIEDQLDSIGYGSNVTELRREYRHQKKALEELIEQRKYWGRCVESVETNRYMMGELRSTLKVCAYVPNVIVRAFKSHSLLQDVSAIEAGWEALSYG; this is translated from the exons ATGGAGGTGACCGCGTGGCAACGAAATGATGAGTTGGTTTCCATGCTGACCAGCCTCAGTGACCATATCCAACACGGCCGTAGTAATGACGCCATTGCAGTTGTGAAGACAATCCGGAAAGATGGAGGAAAATTTCACGAATCTGTGGAGACAATGACCAAATGCGTGAATCAATTGTTCgaacagaaaaaaagagagaTGGAATCTATGCAAGAGAAGAGGGACGACATTGCGAAAAAGATACCATCTTTGGAATCAGGAATCGGCAAGTGCGAGAAGAATATCACCCAACACGAGAATGAGGAAGAGGCGTCCAGACGGCGAGAGAGTCAGGCAGACGACACGTATCAGCGCGCTGATCGTGATTGGGATGAAGGGGAGAAAAAGGCGGAATTTCAATGGTGGTACGTTTTTGTGCCCGTCGTAGGCCAGGTTGCAGGAATTTGTAACATTGTTAGCGGCGAGAATCAGATGTCTAGAGCGAGGAAAGACATGTTAGATGCAAGAAGTGATAAGGAAAGAGCTCAACGGTCATTACTTGAAGCAAGGAATAAAAAGTTAACTGAACAGTCGAAACTAGACACACTCACAGATTTGGCTAAAGAATGCGAAATTCTTTATTCTGAGTTGCACACTGAGGTTACATTTTTGAAAGACGCATCATCTTTTACGTTCAAATTGAATGGGGTGTTACAAGAGGTGCTTTTAGTAACCGATGCAGCCCTTGTACGAACTGACCGATTGAAGAAGATGTTGGAAAACTTCATGGTGAAGACCGGTGTGTTGGAATCCAGAGGTACTCGGACGCTACTCCGGACGGTGCGAGAAAGGTGGATGGAGGTCAGGGACCTGGTTGTGAATGTCCCTAACGACAGAAACGCCTTGATATGGCAAGAGGCACAAAG AAAAACGGCTCTTTCCCTCGGTAGAAAGGAGTTGAAGGAATTCAACCACTTGTTGTCATCGCTGAAGACGAAGCTAAGCAGAGGACAGGCAAGTGACGCCATCGAAACTTTGAAGGGGATGCAAGTCAAAGGGGCGCATTTTGAGATGCtcgctcaagcacagaaagagcACTCGGAGCAGCGCGAGAAATGGATTAAAGAAGAAATTAAAAGAACGGAAAAAATACTATCCATTGAAGACCAGCTGGACAGTATCGGGTATGGCAGCAACGTGACAGAACTGCGCAGAGAATATCGCCATCAGAAAAAAGCGCTTGAGGAGTTAATCGAACAGAGAAAATACTGGGGACGTTGCGTGGAGTCAGTGGAGACAAATCGTTATATGATGGGCGAGTTGCGCAGTACCTTGAAAGTGTGCGCCTATGTGCCGAATGTCATCGTCCGTGCCTTCAAATCTCATTCATTGCTGCAAGATGTGAGTGCGATTGAGGCCGGATGGGAGGCACTCAGCTACGGGTGA
- the LOC135485027 gene encoding uncharacterized protein LOC135485027, which yields MEVTAWQRNDELVSMLTSLSDHIQHGRSNDAIAVVMTIRKDGGKFHESVETMTKCVNQLFEQKKREMESKQEKRNDIAKKIPSLKSGIGKCEKNITQHENEEEASRRRESQADDTFQRAERDFREVKTPEYQWWYVFADHIWQDAWRSYDNQKSRARKEMSDAQSDKERAQRSLLEARNKKLTEQSKLDTLTDLAKECEILYSELHTEVTFLKDASSFTFKLNGVLQEVLLATDAALVRTDRLKMLLENFMVKSGVLECRGTRTLLQTVRERWIEVRDLVVNVPNDRNALIWQEAQRKTALSLGRKELKEFNHLLSSLKTKLREGQASDAIETLTGMQVKGVHFDMLAQAQKEHLEQREKWIKEEMKRTEKILSIEDQLDSIGYGSNVPNGIVRAFKSHSLLQDVSAIEAGWEALSYG from the exons ATGGAGGTGACCGCGTGGCAACGAAATGATGAGTTGGTTTCCATGCTGACCAGCCTCAGTGACCATATCCAACACGGCCGTAGCAATGACGCCATTGCAGTCGTGATGACAATCCGGAAAGATGGGGGAAAATTTCACGAATCTGTGGAGACAATGACCAAATGCGTGAATCAATTGTTCgaacagaaaaaaagagagaTGGAATCTAAGCAAGAGAAGAGGAACGACATTGCGAAAAAGataccatctttgaaatcaggaatCGGCAAGTGCGAGAAGAATATCACCCAACACGAGAATGAGGAAGAGGCGTCCAGACGTCGAGAGAGTCAGGCAGACGACACGTTTCAGCGCGCAGAACGTGATTTTCGTGAAGTGAAAACGCCGGAATATCAATGGTGGTACGTTTTTGCAGACCATATATGGCAGGATGCATGGCGCAGCTACGACAATCAGAAGTCTAGAGCGAGGAAAGAAATGTCAGATGCACAAAGTGATAAGGAAAGAGCTCAACGGTCATTACTTGAAGCAAGGAATAAAAAGTTAACTGAACAGTCGAAACTAGACACACTCACAGATTTGGCTAAAGAATGCGAAATTCTTTATTCTGAGTTGCACACTGAGGTTACATTTTTGAAAGACGCATCATCTTTTACGTTCAAATTGAATGGGGTGTTACAAGAGGTGCTTTTAGCAACCGATGCAGCCCTTGTACGAACTGACCGATTGAAGATGTTGTTGGAAAACTTCATGGTGAAGTCCGGTGTGTTGGAATGCAGAGGTACTCGGACGCTACTCCAGACGGTGCGAGAAAGGTGGATAGAGGTCAGGGACCTGGTTGTGAATGTCCCTAACGACAGAAACGCCTTGATATGGCAAGAGGCACAAAG AAAAACGGCTCTTTCCCTCGGGAGAAAGGAGTTGAAGGAATTCAACCACTTGTTGTCATCGCTGAAGACGAAGCTAAGAGAAGGACAGGCAAGTGACGCCATCGAAACTTTGACGGGGATGCAAGTCAAAGGGGTGCATTTTGATATGCtcgctcaagcacagaaagagcACTTGGAGCAGCGCGAGAAATGGattaaagaagaaatgaaaagaaCGGAAAAAATACTATCTATTGAAGACCAGCTGGACAGTATCGGGTATGGCAGCAACGTGCCGAATGGCATCGTCCGTGCCTTCAAATCTCATTCATTGCTGCAAGATGTGAGTGCGATTGAGGCCGGATGGGAGGCACTCAGCTACGGGTGA